A window of the Gemmatirosa kalamazoonensis genome harbors these coding sequences:
- a CDS encoding sensor histidine kinase yields the protein MPSSSRASSVLWVAAALLGAAMLAASMAVVHDRTRNRAAARAVMLAVADQTAARASARLTALAAEMLAPAATSAVPNATAVGMLARAQREGERCRCRAVLPASAFFRLDAATGALDAATLAGPVAPPAVLVELARAEAHRAREPLGPTVHLVSDPRLGDDVLVTLIWHEAPDAARGVVGLVADARRTTALLFGHDVLRPLLVDPASALATLDSSSLAVTGAGGARLFGAIDATRGIRATVHPRGALDALTIAVALHAGQVAVPLGPPVPVAQLWQLGALQLGTVVVIVLAVSASRRETALERERADFVAGVSHDLRMPLAQILLAGETLAMDRARDAAERGRLASSVVREGRRLLALVENVLLFSRAGAVGLRPRRVTVPVRALLDDVAEDVRLAADDAGRTLVVDADASLAAHGDRDLLRQALVNLVDNALKYGGAGPVTLGASADGDRVRFHVDDAGAGVPRAERMRVFEPYERLSRDRASERAGTGLGLAVVRNIAQSHGGRVWLDDAPGGGTRAVIELPA from the coding sequence ATGCCGTCCTCCTCTCGCGCATCGTCGGTGCTGTGGGTGGCCGCCGCGCTGCTCGGCGCCGCGATGCTCGCCGCGTCGATGGCGGTCGTCCACGACCGGACGCGCAACCGCGCGGCGGCGCGCGCCGTGATGCTCGCCGTCGCCGACCAGACCGCCGCGCGCGCCTCGGCGCGGCTCACCGCGCTCGCCGCCGAGATGCTCGCGCCGGCGGCGACGAGCGCGGTGCCTAACGCGACCGCGGTCGGCATGCTGGCGCGCGCGCAGCGCGAGGGCGAGCGGTGCCGGTGCCGCGCGGTGCTGCCGGCCAGCGCGTTCTTCCGCCTCGACGCCGCCACCGGCGCGCTCGACGCGGCGACGCTCGCCGGCCCCGTGGCGCCGCCGGCGGTGCTCGTCGAGCTCGCGCGGGCCGAGGCACACCGCGCGCGCGAGCCGCTCGGGCCCACCGTGCACCTCGTGTCCGACCCGCGGCTCGGCGACGATGTGCTCGTGACCCTCATCTGGCACGAAGCGCCCGACGCGGCGCGCGGCGTCGTGGGGCTCGTGGCCGACGCGCGGCGCACCACGGCGCTGCTGTTCGGGCACGACGTCCTGCGCCCGCTGCTCGTCGATCCCGCGTCGGCGCTCGCCACGCTCGACTCGTCGTCGCTCGCCGTGACGGGCGCCGGCGGCGCGCGGCTGTTCGGCGCGATCGACGCCACGCGCGGCATCCGCGCCACCGTGCACCCACGCGGCGCGCTCGACGCGCTCACGATCGCGGTGGCGCTGCACGCCGGTCAGGTCGCGGTGCCGCTCGGGCCGCCCGTGCCCGTCGCGCAGCTCTGGCAGCTCGGCGCGCTGCAGCTCGGCACGGTCGTCGTCATCGTGCTCGCGGTGAGCGCGTCGCGGCGCGAGACGGCGCTCGAGCGCGAGCGCGCCGACTTCGTCGCCGGCGTGTCGCACGACCTGCGCATGCCGCTCGCGCAGATCCTGCTCGCCGGCGAGACGCTCGCGATGGATCGTGCGCGCGACGCGGCCGAGCGTGGACGCCTCGCGAGCTCGGTGGTGCGCGAGGGGCGCCGCCTGCTCGCGCTGGTGGAGAACGTGCTGCTGTTCTCGCGCGCCGGCGCCGTGGGGCTGCGGCCGCGACGTGTCACGGTGCCCGTGCGCGCGCTGCTCGACGACGTCGCCGAGGACGTGCGACTCGCCGCCGACGACGCGGGACGCACGCTCGTCGTGGACGCCGACGCGTCGCTGGCCGCGCACGGCGACCGCGACCTGCTCCGCCAGGCGCTCGTGAACCTCGTCGACAACGCGCTGAAGTACGGCGGCGCGGGACCGGTGACGCTCGGCGCATCGGCCGACGGCGACCGCGTGCGATTCCACGTCGACGACGCCGGCGCGGGCGTGCCGCGCGCGGAGCGCATGCGCGTGTTCGAGCCGTACGAGCGCCTGTCGCGCGACCGCGCCTCGGAGCGCGCCGGCACGGGCCTCGGTCTCGCGGTCGTCCGCAACATCGCCCAGTCGCACGGCGGCCGCGTGTGGCTCGACGACGCTCCCGGGGGCGGCACACGCGCCGTGATCGAGCTGCCGGCATGA
- a CDS encoding ABC transporter permease, which yields MSDAREWGRVVRDRLSVEDADVVEELAQHAEARFAELRLRGLSDDEARRRVLEEMPDAALLGRARRPRREPVPLGRADGARLAGVWRDLALAARALRSRPVFALAALLTLGLGVGAATAVFSLVDGVVLRPLPYAHPDRLVMLFEGNTAKGLARQPLSPVNLMDYRALGRDFDDVAAWWRPEVDLVDDVGEPIRVPTVEASENLFRVLGVAPQIGRAFPITPRLYGTEAEAVISDRLWRTRFGAAPSTVGRTVRLNGAVFTVVGVMPPGFQFPGETDVWQRLQWDMTQHSRGAHFMGAVARLAPGVAPERATRDLAALGARLGAEHTATNAGWAAEAVPLRDDVAGVFRPGLLALFGASGLLLLVACINVANLLLARATTRRAETAVRTALGATRARLVRQLLAESLVLGTAGTALGLLVAWAAVRGFLAWTPVDVPRAAEVGMHAPVLAFAAVLALATTLAFGLAPALAATRDSLQSTLRDHGRGMSGGRVARRQRSALVVAEVAFAVALLCGAGLLVRTVSTLLRQHTGVAAPESAVAVDVQLPDARYQDWTRVASFYASLMTGVRTHAGVTAAGATNFLPLDAGWRIPFRIVDAPSDDPQGERTTQYVSVDEGYFHALGVRLLRGRTFEARDDADAPGVVVINETMARRFWPDENPVGRRVALTSRNIGPLGHRIRESAEAEIVGVVSDVKNTALTEAPEPAMYSSARQFPFRKLYVVLRGAGGSATLAAVVRDEVRRLDPSLTLGRARSLDRVLAASVDPPRLVMLLMVAFAAVALLLAAVGIYGILSYTVQRRRREFGVRLALGARPSDVLRPVVREALGLALGGAAIGVALAVAGGRFLAGLLYGVTPADPLTMLAVVSVVLAVTLASSVLPGRRAARTDPGRTLRDD from the coding sequence ATGTCCGACGCGCGCGAATGGGGCCGGGTCGTCCGCGACCGGCTGTCCGTGGAGGACGCCGACGTCGTCGAGGAGCTCGCGCAGCACGCCGAGGCGCGATTCGCCGAGCTGCGCCTGCGCGGGCTGTCCGACGACGAGGCACGCCGACGCGTCCTCGAGGAGATGCCCGACGCCGCGCTCCTGGGACGCGCCCGGCGGCCGCGCCGAGAGCCGGTGCCGTTAGGCCGCGCCGACGGCGCACGGCTCGCCGGCGTGTGGCGCGACCTCGCCCTCGCCGCGCGCGCGCTCCGCTCGCGCCCGGTGTTCGCGCTCGCCGCGCTGCTCACGCTCGGCCTCGGCGTCGGCGCCGCCACCGCGGTCTTCAGCCTCGTCGACGGCGTGGTGTTGCGGCCGCTCCCGTACGCGCACCCCGACCGGCTCGTCATGCTGTTCGAGGGGAACACCGCGAAAGGGCTCGCGCGCCAGCCGCTCTCGCCGGTGAACCTCATGGACTACCGCGCGCTCGGCCGCGACTTCGACGACGTCGCGGCGTGGTGGCGCCCGGAGGTCGATCTCGTCGACGACGTCGGAGAGCCGATCCGCGTCCCGACCGTGGAGGCGAGCGAGAACCTGTTCCGCGTGCTCGGCGTCGCGCCGCAGATCGGCCGCGCGTTCCCGATCACGCCGCGCCTCTACGGCACGGAGGCGGAGGCCGTCATCAGCGACCGGCTGTGGCGCACGCGCTTCGGCGCCGCGCCGTCGACCGTCGGTCGCACGGTGCGCCTCAACGGCGCGGTGTTCACCGTCGTCGGCGTCATGCCGCCCGGCTTCCAGTTCCCGGGCGAGACCGACGTCTGGCAGCGGCTGCAGTGGGACATGACGCAGCACAGCCGCGGCGCGCACTTCATGGGCGCCGTCGCGCGCCTCGCGCCGGGGGTCGCCCCCGAGCGCGCGACCCGCGACCTCGCTGCGTTAGGCGCGCGACTCGGCGCGGAGCACACCGCGACGAACGCCGGCTGGGCGGCCGAGGCGGTGCCGCTGCGCGACGACGTGGCCGGCGTGTTCCGACCGGGGCTCCTCGCGCTGTTCGGTGCCTCGGGCCTGCTCCTGCTCGTCGCGTGCATCAACGTCGCGAACCTGCTGCTCGCCCGCGCCACGACGCGCCGTGCGGAGACGGCGGTCCGCACCGCGCTCGGCGCCACGCGCGCGCGCCTCGTGCGCCAGCTCCTGGCCGAGAGCCTCGTGCTCGGCACGGCAGGCACCGCGCTCGGGCTGCTCGTGGCGTGGGCGGCGGTGCGCGGCTTCCTCGCCTGGACGCCGGTCGACGTGCCGCGTGCGGCGGAGGTGGGGATGCATGCACCGGTGCTCGCGTTCGCCGCCGTGCTCGCGCTCGCGACCACGCTCGCGTTCGGGCTCGCCCCGGCGCTCGCGGCGACGCGCGACTCGCTCCAGTCGACGCTGCGCGATCACGGACGCGGGATGTCCGGCGGACGCGTCGCGCGCCGCCAGCGCAGCGCGCTCGTCGTCGCCGAGGTCGCGTTCGCCGTCGCGCTGCTGTGCGGTGCCGGACTCCTCGTGCGCACCGTGTCGACGCTGCTCCGCCAGCACACCGGCGTCGCGGCCCCCGAGAGCGCCGTGGCGGTCGACGTGCAGCTCCCCGACGCGCGCTATCAGGACTGGACGCGCGTCGCGAGCTTCTACGCGTCGCTCATGACCGGCGTGCGCACGCATGCCGGCGTCACGGCCGCGGGCGCGACGAACTTCCTCCCGCTCGACGCCGGCTGGCGCATCCCGTTCCGCATCGTCGACGCGCCGAGTGACGACCCGCAGGGCGAGCGCACGACGCAGTACGTGTCGGTCGACGAGGGCTACTTCCACGCGCTCGGCGTGCGGCTCCTGCGAGGACGCACGTTCGAGGCGCGCGACGACGCCGACGCGCCGGGCGTGGTCGTCATCAACGAGACGATGGCGCGCCGGTTCTGGCCCGACGAGAACCCGGTCGGTCGCCGCGTCGCGCTCACGTCGCGCAACATCGGGCCGCTTGGCCACCGCATCCGCGAGTCGGCGGAGGCGGAGATCGTCGGCGTCGTGTCGGACGTCAAGAACACCGCGCTCACCGAAGCGCCCGAGCCGGCGATGTACTCGTCGGCGCGTCAGTTCCCGTTCCGCAAGCTGTACGTCGTGCTGCGCGGCGCCGGCGGCTCGGCGACGCTCGCCGCGGTCGTGCGCGACGAGGTGCGCCGCCTCGACCCGTCGCTCACGCTGGGCCGCGCGCGGAGCCTCGACCGCGTGCTCGCCGCGTCGGTGGATCCGCCGCGGCTCGTCATGCTGCTGATGGTCGCGTTCGCCGCGGTCGCGCTGTTGCTCGCCGCGGTCGGCATCTACGGCATCCTGTCGTACACCGTGCAGCGCCGGCGCCGCGAGTTCGGCGTCCGCCTCGCGTTAGGCGCCCGTCCCTCCGACGTGCTGCGCCCGGTGGTGCGCGAAGCGCTCGGCCTCGCGCTCGGCGGCGCGGCGATCGGCGTCGCGCTCGCGGTGGCCGGCGGCCGCTTCCTCGCCGGACTGCTCTACGGCGTGACGCCGGCCGACCCGCTGACGATGCTCGCCGTGGTGAGCGTGGTGCTCGCGGTGACGCTCGCGTCGTCGGTACTTCCGGGCCGCCGCGCGGCGCGCACGGACCCCGGTCGGACGCTGCGCGACGACTGA
- a CDS encoding 2-oxoacid:ferredoxin oxidoreductase subunit beta, with protein MTSIAKPPVRHRALPTNALGLTKRDYEGAMSTLCAGCGHDSVTAAIVQACFELDIAPHTLAKLSGIGCSSKTTAYFVRQAHGFNSVHGRMPSVATGAQAANRHLVCVGVSGDGDSLSIGLGQLCHAVGRNVRLTYVLENNGVYGLTKGQFSASADVGSTSKRGQKNVQPPIDPVLLALTLGATFVARSFSGDKKQLVPILKAALVHDGFALVDVISPCVSFNDHEGSTKSYRFTREHATDVTEIDLVPLRREIAAEGDAGAALDVPMHDGTVLRFRAVDAGYDPTDRAAAYAHVRALRERNEIATGLLFVDPNGSSLHEVQGTVEAPLATLPFESLCPGRTALDAYMDELR; from the coding sequence ATGACGAGCATCGCGAAGCCCCCCGTCCGACACCGCGCGCTGCCGACCAATGCGCTCGGCCTCACGAAGCGCGACTACGAAGGGGCGATGTCCACGCTGTGCGCGGGGTGCGGGCACGACTCCGTGACGGCGGCGATCGTGCAGGCGTGCTTCGAGCTCGACATCGCGCCGCACACGCTGGCGAAGCTCTCCGGCATCGGCTGCTCGTCGAAGACCACCGCGTACTTCGTGCGGCAGGCGCACGGCTTCAACTCGGTGCACGGGCGCATGCCGTCGGTGGCCACGGGCGCGCAGGCCGCGAACCGCCACCTGGTGTGCGTCGGCGTCTCCGGCGACGGCGACTCGCTGTCGATCGGGCTCGGGCAGCTCTGCCACGCCGTCGGCCGCAACGTGCGCCTCACCTACGTGCTGGAGAACAACGGCGTCTACGGCCTCACGAAGGGGCAGTTCTCGGCCTCCGCGGACGTCGGCTCGACGTCCAAGCGCGGGCAGAAGAACGTGCAGCCGCCGATCGACCCGGTGCTGCTCGCGCTCACCCTCGGCGCCACGTTCGTCGCGCGGTCGTTCTCCGGCGACAAGAAGCAGCTCGTGCCGATCCTCAAGGCGGCCCTCGTGCACGACGGCTTCGCGCTCGTCGACGTGATCTCGCCGTGCGTGAGCTTCAACGACCACGAGGGCTCGACGAAGAGCTACCGGTTCACGCGCGAGCACGCGACCGACGTCACCGAGATCGACCTCGTGCCGCTGCGCCGCGAGATCGCCGCCGAGGGCGACGCCGGCGCGGCGCTCGACGTGCCGATGCACGACGGCACCGTGCTGCGCTTCCGGGCCGTCGACGCCGGCTACGACCCGACCGACCGCGCGGCCGCCTACGCGCACGTGCGCGCCCTGCGCGAGCGCAACGAGATCGCGACGGGCCTCCTGTTCGTCGACCCGAACGGCTCCTCGCTGCACGAGGTGCAGGGCACGGTGGAGGCGCCGCTCGCCACCCTGCCGTTCGAGTCGCTGTGCCCCGGGCGCACGGCGCTCGATGCATACATGGACGAGCTGCGCTAG
- a CDS encoding polysaccharide deacetylase family protein — translation MPPVPMLMYHRVSECPAGSRHPEITVAPQRFAEQLAMLRALDCTLVPLSTYLAYRRGEGALPPRAVVVTFDDGYLDNYATAFPILREFGAGATIFLVSSLLGGTNVWDPDEPQTPLMGTCHVREMQRAGIDFQSHTATHARLTALAPACALRELAESRDALAQLLGAPVRAVAYPWGAHDETVQRLAEDAGYEAATIVRRRVNFDDTPPFALRRIGVWRSTTVARLAWDILRLRWRGA, via the coding sequence GTGCCTCCGGTCCCGATGCTGATGTATCACCGTGTGTCGGAGTGCCCGGCGGGATCGCGGCACCCCGAGATCACGGTCGCGCCGCAGCGATTCGCCGAGCAGCTCGCGATGCTGCGCGCGCTCGACTGCACCCTCGTGCCGCTGTCGACCTACCTCGCGTACCGCCGCGGCGAGGGGGCGCTGCCGCCGCGCGCCGTCGTCGTGACGTTCGACGACGGGTACCTCGACAACTACGCGACCGCGTTCCCGATCCTCCGGGAGTTCGGCGCCGGCGCGACGATCTTCCTCGTCTCGTCGCTCCTCGGGGGCACCAACGTGTGGGATCCCGACGAGCCGCAGACGCCGCTCATGGGCACGTGCCACGTGCGCGAGATGCAGCGCGCCGGCATCGACTTCCAGTCGCACACCGCGACGCACGCGCGGCTCACCGCGCTCGCGCCGGCGTGCGCGCTCCGCGAGCTCGCCGAGTCGCGCGACGCGCTCGCCCAGCTCCTCGGCGCGCCGGTGCGCGCGGTCGCGTACCCGTGGGGCGCGCACGACGAGACGGTGCAGCGCCTGGCCGAGGACGCGGGCTACGAGGCGGCGACGATCGTGCGCCGGCGCGTGAACTTCGACGACACGCCGCCGTTCGCGCTGCGCCGCATCGGCGTGTGGCGCAGCACCACGGTGGCGCGGCTCGCGTGGGACATCCTCCGGCTGCGGTGGCGGGGCGCGTGA
- a CDS encoding class I SAM-dependent methyltransferase, translated as MTHDALRHFEGLYRAEDEPWSFSERGVETLRHERVARIVAELAPRRTLDLGCSLGQLTRRLAELPTELHAIDLSPTAVRRARTLLPGPAYACGSATELPFAPAAFDAIVASDGLYSWQLGPAECATTLCEIHDALVPGGHAVLTEHMRPSRFHEFVGMIEASPLRVVSVRHFHDRPCYQFEGWLKAVRHTRGARALRGSRTVARALCALGRPFGAAGSRHICVVARREG; from the coding sequence GTGACGCACGACGCGCTGCGCCACTTCGAGGGTCTGTACCGGGCGGAGGACGAGCCGTGGTCGTTCAGCGAGCGCGGGGTGGAGACGCTGCGCCACGAGCGCGTCGCGCGCATCGTCGCCGAGCTCGCGCCGCGACGCACGCTGGACCTCGGCTGCAGCCTCGGGCAGCTCACCCGACGACTCGCCGAGCTGCCCACGGAGCTGCACGCGATCGATCTCTCGCCGACCGCGGTGCGGCGCGCGCGCACGCTGCTCCCCGGGCCGGCGTACGCGTGCGGCAGCGCGACCGAGCTGCCGTTCGCGCCCGCGGCGTTCGACGCGATCGTCGCGTCGGACGGGTTGTACAGCTGGCAGCTCGGCCCCGCGGAGTGCGCGACGACGCTGTGCGAGATCCACGACGCGCTCGTACCGGGCGGGCACGCGGTGCTCACGGAGCACATGCGCCCGTCCCGCTTCCACGAGTTCGTGGGGATGATCGAGGCGAGCCCGCTGCGCGTCGTGTCGGTGCGCCACTTCCACGACCGGCCGTGCTACCAGTTCGAGGGGTGGCTGAAGGCGGTGCGGCACACGCGCGGGGCGCGCGCGCTGCGCGGGAGCCGCACGGTCGCACGGGCGCTCTGCGCGCTCGGCCGACCGTTCGGCGCGGCGGGGTCGCGGCACATCTGCGTCGTGGCGAGGCGCGAGGGCTGA
- a CDS encoding response regulator transcription factor yields MPNILIVEDNRDYAATLRTNLEHEGYAVTVAANGADGLAAARAGAFDLVLLDLMLPAMGGFTVLQRLRDEGIAAPVLLLTALGTEEEKLRGFGLGADDYVVKPVGLRELLARVRALLRRAGTAATPNAARVGDLAIDLAARTVKRGDEELVLRPKEFDLLAALVRHRGRVVSRAELLREVWGYAPGAESRTVETHLAALRQRLGGADYVVTVRGAGYRLAD; encoded by the coding sequence ATGCCTAACATCCTGATCGTCGAGGACAATCGCGACTACGCGGCGACGCTGCGGACGAACCTCGAGCACGAGGGATACGCGGTGACCGTCGCCGCGAACGGGGCGGACGGGCTCGCGGCGGCGCGGGCCGGCGCATTCGATCTCGTGCTGCTCGACCTCATGCTGCCGGCGATGGGGGGCTTCACCGTGCTGCAGCGGCTGCGCGACGAGGGGATCGCTGCACCGGTGCTCCTGCTGACCGCGCTCGGCACCGAGGAGGAGAAGCTGCGAGGCTTCGGGCTCGGCGCCGACGACTACGTCGTGAAGCCGGTGGGGCTGCGCGAGCTGCTCGCGCGCGTGCGCGCCCTGCTCCGCCGCGCCGGCACTGCGGCGACGCCCAACGCCGCGCGTGTCGGTGACCTCGCGATCGACCTCGCCGCACGCACGGTGAAGCGCGGCGACGAGGAGCTCGTGCTGCGTCCGAAGGAGTTCGACCTGCTGGCCGCACTCGTGCGCCACCGCGGCCGCGTCGTGTCGCGCGCCGAGCTGCTGCGCGAGGTGTGGGGCTACGCGCCGGGCGCCGAGTCGCGCACCGTGGAGACGCACCTCGCCGCGCTGCGGCAGCGGTTGGGCGGGGCGGATTACGTCGTCACGGTGCGCGGCGCGGGGTACCGGCTCGCGGATTGA
- a CDS encoding 2-oxoacid:acceptor oxidoreductase subunit alpha, translating to MSGINDFAFRIGTVNGTGSASANGLLMQAIFRMGIPVSGKNLFPSNIQGLPTWYEIRVSGDGWIARPSDVDLVVALNPATYAKDVAAVRTGGYLLYDSSWPLDAALARDDVHVLGVPFGALCTEAFTGDRERTLLRNIAYAGALSALLDIDTAVLDALVKERYGKKPKLLDANAKALALGAEYARTQYGCPLPFHLEPMDATRDHVLLDGNTAAGLGALYAGATVGAWYPITPSTSLMEAFTEFCARWRVDPATKQKRYCILQAEDELSAAGMVVGAGWAGARAFTCTAGPGISLMQEFIGLAYYAEIPGVFFDVQRAGPSTGMPTRTQQADLFSLAYASHGDTKHIVLFPASPEECFTMAAAAFDLAERYQTPVFVASDLDIGMNDWMCRRFTWDDAYRPDRGKVLGKAELDRIAKFARYRDVDGDGIAARTLPGVDPRGAYFTRGSGHDANAAYTEDSAEYREVVDRLARKIAGAADTAPQPVIDAVPNGSDGEPAVGVVSLGGCDGAVREATATLRALGVAVDYLRVRAFPFAASVREFLESHPRLFVVEQNRDAQLRSLLAIETGVARDRMTAVLDYGGLPLTARVVVDAVLSGLGTRDSGLGSPLAASPESRVPSPAPRVPTVV from the coding sequence ATGAGCGGCATCAACGATTTCGCGTTCAGGATCGGCACGGTCAACGGCACGGGCTCGGCGAGCGCGAACGGCCTGCTCATGCAGGCCATCTTCCGCATGGGCATCCCGGTGTCGGGGAAGAACCTGTTCCCGTCGAACATCCAGGGGCTGCCGACGTGGTACGAGATCCGGGTGAGCGGCGACGGCTGGATCGCGCGGCCGTCGGACGTCGACCTCGTCGTCGCGCTGAACCCGGCGACGTACGCGAAGGACGTCGCGGCGGTGCGCACCGGCGGCTACCTGCTCTACGACTCGTCGTGGCCGCTCGACGCGGCGCTCGCGCGCGACGACGTCCACGTGCTCGGCGTCCCGTTCGGCGCGCTGTGCACCGAGGCGTTCACGGGCGACCGCGAGCGCACGCTGCTCCGCAACATCGCCTACGCCGGCGCGCTGTCGGCGCTGCTCGACATCGACACCGCGGTGCTCGACGCGCTCGTGAAGGAGCGCTACGGCAAGAAGCCGAAGCTGCTCGACGCGAACGCGAAGGCGCTCGCGCTCGGCGCGGAGTACGCGCGCACGCAGTACGGGTGCCCGCTGCCGTTCCACCTGGAGCCGATGGACGCCACGCGCGACCACGTGCTGCTGGATGGGAACACCGCCGCGGGGCTGGGCGCGCTCTACGCCGGCGCGACGGTCGGCGCGTGGTACCCCATCACGCCGAGCACGTCGCTCATGGAGGCGTTCACCGAGTTCTGCGCGCGGTGGCGCGTGGACCCGGCGACGAAGCAGAAGCGCTACTGCATCCTGCAGGCGGAGGACGAGCTATCCGCGGCGGGGATGGTCGTCGGCGCGGGATGGGCGGGCGCACGCGCGTTCACGTGCACGGCGGGCCCCGGCATCTCGCTCATGCAGGAGTTCATCGGCCTCGCGTACTACGCGGAGATCCCCGGCGTGTTCTTCGACGTGCAGCGCGCGGGCCCCAGCACGGGGATGCCGACGCGCACGCAGCAGGCGGACCTCTTCTCGCTGGCCTACGCGTCGCACGGCGACACGAAGCACATCGTGCTGTTCCCGGCGAGCCCCGAGGAATGCTTCACGATGGCCGCCGCCGCGTTCGACCTCGCGGAGCGGTACCAGACGCCGGTGTTCGTGGCGAGCGATCTCGACATCGGCATGAACGACTGGATGTGCCGACGGTTCACGTGGGACGACGCATACCGCCCCGACCGCGGCAAGGTGCTCGGCAAGGCGGAGCTGGACCGCATCGCGAAGTTCGCGCGCTACCGCGACGTCGACGGCGACGGCATCGCCGCGCGCACGCTGCCCGGCGTCGACCCGCGCGGCGCGTACTTCACGCGCGGCTCCGGACACGACGCGAACGCCGCGTACACCGAGGACTCCGCGGAGTACCGCGAGGTGGTGGACCGGCTCGCGCGCAAGATCGCCGGCGCCGCCGACACCGCCCCGCAGCCGGTGATCGACGCGGTGCCTAACGGCTCCGACGGCGAGCCGGCGGTCGGCGTCGTGTCGCTCGGCGGGTGCGACGGTGCGGTGCGCGAGGCGACGGCGACGCTGCGCGCGCTCGGCGTGGCGGTGGACTACCTGCGCGTGCGGGCGTTCCCGTTCGCGGCGAGCGTGCGCGAGTTCCTGGAGTCGCATCCGCGGCTGTTCGTCGTGGAGCAGAACCGCGACGCGCAGCTCCGATCGCTGCTCGCGATCGAGACCGGCGTGGCGCGCGACCGCATGACCGCGGTGCTCGACTACGGCGGACTGCCGCTCACCGCGCGCGTGGTCGTGGATGCCGTGTTGTCGGGACTCGGGACTCGGGACTCGGGACTCGGAAGCCCGCTGGCTGCGAGTCCCGAGTCCCGAGTCCCGAGTCCCGCCCCCCGAGTCCCAACCGTCGTATGA